The Columba livia isolate bColLiv1 breed racing homer chromosome 18, bColLiv1.pat.W.v2, whole genome shotgun sequence genome includes a region encoding these proteins:
- the NPTX1 gene encoding neuronal pentraxin-1 isoform X1, with product MAGPPGTLFLLLSLLPLLCLRGRGQGFGQTRFICTSVPLDGDMCAATAPGTGSAEELKSTVLQLRETVLQQKETIMNQKETIRELTAKLGRCESQSVLEGLPGEPKGGGAGRKGGFSKNTMGDLSRTPAAETLSQLGQTLQSLKTRLENLEQFSRMNSSSQTNNLKDILQNKIDDLEKQVLSRVNSLEEGKFNPKNESEERGKIESTLTSLHQRISDLEKGQKDNRPPDRFQLTFPLRTNYMYAKVKKSLPEMYAFSICMWIKSNASPGMGTPFSYAVPGQANELVLIEWGNNPMEILINDKVAKLPFVINDGKWHHICVTWTTRDGVWEAYQDGTQTGNGENLAPYHPIKPQGVLVLGQEQDTLGGGFDATQAFMGELAHFNVWDRKLSPGEVYGLATCSAKALSGNVIAWAEANIDIYGGATKWTFEACRQLN from the exons ATGGCCGGGCCCCCCGGcaccctcttcctcctcctcagcctcctgccGCTGCTCTGCCTGCGCGGCCGCGGGCAGGGCTTCGGGCAGACGCGCTTCATCTGCACCTCGGTGCCGCTGGACGGGGACATGTGCGCTGCCACCGCGCCGGGGACGGGCTCCGCCGAGGAGCTGAAGAGCACGGTGCTGCAGCTGCGGGAAACAGTGCTGCAGCAAAAGGAAACCATCATGAACCAGAAGGAGACCATTCGGGAGCTGACGGCCAAGCTGGGCCGGTGCGAGAGCCAGAGCGTGCTGGAGGGGCTGCCCGGCGAGCCCaagggcggcggggccggcaggAAGGGCGGGTTCTCCAAGAACACCATGGGGGACCTGTCGCGGACACCCGCGGCCGAGACCCTCAGCCAGCTCGGACAGACGCTGCAGTCCCTGAAGACCAGGCTGGAGAACCTGGAG CAGTTCAGCAGGATGAACTCCTCCAGCCAGACCAACAACCTGAAGGACATCCTGCAGAACAAAATCGACGACCTGGAGAAGCAGGTGCTGTCCCGGGTGAACAGCCTGGAGGAGGGAAAGTTCAACCCCAAGAACGAGTCCGAGGAGCGCGGCAAGATCGAGAGCACCCTCACATCGCTGCACCAGCGCATCAGCGACCTGGAGAAAG GCCAGAAGGACAACCGGCCCCCGGACAGGTTCCAGCTCACCTTCCCGCTGCGCACCAACTACATGTACGCCAAGGTGAAGAAGAGCCTGCCCGAGATGTACGCCTTCAGCATCTGCATGTGGATCAAGTCCAACGCCTCCCCCGGCATGGGCACCCCCTTTTCCTATGCCGTGCCCGGGCAGGCTAACGAGCTGGTGCTCATTGAGTGGGGCAACAACCCCATGGAGATCCTCATCAACGACAAG GTGGCCAAACTGCCCTTTGTCATCAATGACGGCAAGTGGCACCACATCTGTGTCACCTGGACCACGCGGGATGGTGTGTGGGAAGCCTACCAGGACGGCACGCAGACCGGCAACGGCGAGAACCTGGCGCCTTACCACCCCATCAAGCCCCAGGGGGTCCTGGTCCTGGGCCAGGAGCAG GACACGCTGGGCGGCGGGTTCGACGCCACGCAGGCCTTCATGGGGGAGCTGGCGCACTTCAACGTGTGGGACAGGAAGCTGAGCCCCGGGGAGGTGTACGGCCTGGCCACCTGCAGCGCCAAGGCGCTCTCGGGAAACGTCATTGCCTGGGCAGAGGCCAACATCGACATCTATGGCGGGGCCACCAAATGGACTTTCGAGGCCTGTCGCCAGCTCAACTAG
- the NPTX1 gene encoding neuronal pentraxin-1 isoform X2 has protein sequence MAGPPGTLFLLLSLLPLLCLRGRGQGFGQTRFICTSVPLDGDMCAATAPGTGSAEELKSTVLQLRETVLQQKETIMNQKETIRELTAKLGRCESQSVLEGLPGEPKGGGAGRKGGFSKNTMGDLSRTPAAETLSQLGQTLQSLKTRLENLEQFSRMNSSSQTNNLKDILQNKIDDLEKQVLSRVNSLEEGKFNPKNESEERGKIESTLTSLHQRISDLEKGQKDNRPPDRFQLTFPLRTNYMYAKVKKSLPEMYAFSICMWIKSNASPGMGTPFSYAVPGQANELVLIEWGNNPMEILINDKWHHICVTWTTRDGVWEAYQDGTQTGNGENLAPYHPIKPQGVLVLGQEQDTLGGGFDATQAFMGELAHFNVWDRKLSPGEVYGLATCSAKALSGNVIAWAEANIDIYGGATKWTFEACRQLN, from the exons ATGGCCGGGCCCCCCGGcaccctcttcctcctcctcagcctcctgccGCTGCTCTGCCTGCGCGGCCGCGGGCAGGGCTTCGGGCAGACGCGCTTCATCTGCACCTCGGTGCCGCTGGACGGGGACATGTGCGCTGCCACCGCGCCGGGGACGGGCTCCGCCGAGGAGCTGAAGAGCACGGTGCTGCAGCTGCGGGAAACAGTGCTGCAGCAAAAGGAAACCATCATGAACCAGAAGGAGACCATTCGGGAGCTGACGGCCAAGCTGGGCCGGTGCGAGAGCCAGAGCGTGCTGGAGGGGCTGCCCGGCGAGCCCaagggcggcggggccggcaggAAGGGCGGGTTCTCCAAGAACACCATGGGGGACCTGTCGCGGACACCCGCGGCCGAGACCCTCAGCCAGCTCGGACAGACGCTGCAGTCCCTGAAGACCAGGCTGGAGAACCTGGAG CAGTTCAGCAGGATGAACTCCTCCAGCCAGACCAACAACCTGAAGGACATCCTGCAGAACAAAATCGACGACCTGGAGAAGCAGGTGCTGTCCCGGGTGAACAGCCTGGAGGAGGGAAAGTTCAACCCCAAGAACGAGTCCGAGGAGCGCGGCAAGATCGAGAGCACCCTCACATCGCTGCACCAGCGCATCAGCGACCTGGAGAAAG GCCAGAAGGACAACCGGCCCCCGGACAGGTTCCAGCTCACCTTCCCGCTGCGCACCAACTACATGTACGCCAAGGTGAAGAAGAGCCTGCCCGAGATGTACGCCTTCAGCATCTGCATGTGGATCAAGTCCAACGCCTCCCCCGGCATGGGCACCCCCTTTTCCTATGCCGTGCCCGGGCAGGCTAACGAGCTGGTGCTCATTGAGTGGGGCAACAACCCCATGGAGATCCTCATCAACGACAAG TGGCACCACATCTGTGTCACCTGGACCACGCGGGATGGTGTGTGGGAAGCCTACCAGGACGGCACGCAGACCGGCAACGGCGAGAACCTGGCGCCTTACCACCCCATCAAGCCCCAGGGGGTCCTGGTCCTGGGCCAGGAGCAG GACACGCTGGGCGGCGGGTTCGACGCCACGCAGGCCTTCATGGGGGAGCTGGCGCACTTCAACGTGTGGGACAGGAAGCTGAGCCCCGGGGAGGTGTACGGCCTGGCCACCTGCAGCGCCAAGGCGCTCTCGGGAAACGTCATTGCCTGGGCAGAGGCCAACATCGACATCTATGGCGGGGCCACCAAATGGACTTTCGAGGCCTGTCGCCAGCTCAACTAG